One part of the Acidimicrobiia bacterium genome encodes these proteins:
- a CDS encoding DUF427 domain-containing protein, producing MSKGHRIEIRDGDIHVEVRVAGNTVASTRRPKILQETGLPPRYYIPRDDVLVDLSPTETSTTCPFKGAASYWTVGSDGDAVVDVAWSYEEPIPEAEPIRGHVAFFDERVDVLVDGELQARPTTPWS from the coding sequence ATGAGCAAGGGACACCGCATCGAGATCCGCGACGGGGACATCCACGTCGAGGTGCGCGTCGCGGGCAACACCGTCGCGAGCACGCGGCGGCCGAAGATCCTCCAGGAGACGGGCCTCCCACCCCGTTACTACATCCCGCGTGACGACGTGCTCGTCGACCTGTCGCCGACCGAGACGTCGACGACCTGCCCGTTCAAGGGCGCGGCCTCGTACTGGACGGTCGGCTCGGACGGCGACGCGGTCGTCGACGTCGCGTGGTCGTACGAGGAGCCCATCCCCGAGGCCGAACCGATCCGGGGCCACGTGGCGTTCTTCGACGAGCGCGTCGACGTCCTCGTCGACGGCGAGCTCCAGGCGCGCCCGACGACGCCGTGGTCCTGA
- a CDS encoding family 20 glycosylhydrolase codes for MNLLPRPRHVTPGHGRVPVLEPEVHVDDSLPPEGYELRIGDHRVQVLAADPAGVFYAHRTLAQLVATEGASLPACTIRDWPDLPVRGVMLDVSRDKVPTLATLEELVERLASWKVNQLQLYMEHTYAYPGHEEVWRDASPYTAEDVRHLDRFCRDRHVELVPNQNTFGHMERWLRHDRYRPLAMAPDGWTTWKGRLMPPTTIDPSKPGSLRLVRELLDMLLPEFDSRRVHVGMDEPWEMPPERLPDYLGWIRALRELPELTGYEVLMWGDVVAGAPERVAHVPGGVTVCEWGYDAGHPFDDRCAGYEAAGVPFWVCPGTSSWVSILGRTANMRANCVEAMEAGLAHGAAGVLNTDWGDLGHLQYAPVMEPGLAFGAAVSWCLDTNRDLDLAPALDTHVFADHGGELGRALLDLGEVHSLVTGDFPNLAPFVVHLYYPQTVVGAEFTAGARREEFAAAEERLAELGALVDRARPQRADGALVHDELENAIALVSLACRDAQARLEGDGTLRSVPASLRRELAKELDVIVDRHRELWLARNRPGGLSESVAWLDNLRLAYDTGEPDPDWGNY; via the coding sequence GTGAACCTCCTTCCCCGGCCCCGTCACGTCACGCCCGGTCACGGTCGCGTCCCGGTCTTGGAACCGGAGGTTCACGTCGACGACTCGCTCCCGCCCGAGGGTTACGAGCTCAGGATCGGCGACCACCGGGTACAGGTCCTCGCGGCCGATCCCGCCGGCGTGTTCTACGCGCACCGCACGCTCGCGCAGCTCGTCGCGACCGAGGGCGCATCGCTCCCCGCGTGCACGATCCGCGACTGGCCGGACCTCCCGGTGCGCGGCGTGATGCTCGACGTCTCGCGAGACAAGGTCCCGACGCTCGCGACGCTCGAGGAGCTCGTCGAACGGCTCGCGTCGTGGAAGGTGAACCAGCTGCAGCTCTACATGGAGCACACGTACGCGTACCCAGGACACGAGGAGGTGTGGCGCGACGCGTCGCCCTACACCGCGGAGGACGTCCGCCATCTCGACCGCTTCTGCCGCGACCGTCACGTCGAGCTCGTGCCGAACCAGAACACGTTCGGGCACATGGAGCGCTGGCTGCGCCACGACCGGTACCGCCCGCTCGCGATGGCACCCGACGGATGGACCACCTGGAAGGGCCGGCTGATGCCGCCCACCACGATCGACCCGTCGAAGCCGGGGTCGCTGCGCCTCGTCCGGGAGCTGCTCGACATGCTGCTGCCGGAGTTCGACAGCCGGCGCGTGCACGTCGGCATGGACGAGCCGTGGGAGATGCCGCCCGAGCGGCTCCCCGACTACCTCGGGTGGATCCGTGCACTGCGCGAGCTGCCCGAGCTGACCGGCTACGAGGTCCTCATGTGGGGTGACGTCGTCGCCGGGGCGCCCGAGCGCGTCGCGCACGTACCGGGTGGCGTCACGGTGTGCGAGTGGGGTTACGACGCCGGGCACCCGTTCGACGACCGTTGCGCCGGGTACGAGGCCGCCGGGGTGCCGTTCTGGGTGTGCCCCGGAACGTCGAGCTGGGTGAGCATTCTCGGGCGCACCGCCAACATGCGGGCCAACTGCGTCGAGGCGATGGAGGCGGGGCTCGCGCACGGCGCGGCGGGCGTCCTCAACACCGACTGGGGCGATCTCGGTCACCTGCAGTACGCGCCGGTCATGGAGCCCGGCCTCGCGTTCGGTGCCGCGGTGAGCTGGTGTCTCGACACGAACCGCGACCTCGACCTCGCGCCCGCGCTCGACACACACGTGTTCGCGGACCACGGCGGCGAGCTGGGACGCGCACTGCTCGACCTCGGGGAGGTCCACTCGCTCGTGACGGGCGACTTCCCGAACCTCGCGCCCTTCGTCGTACACCTGTACTACCCGCAGACCGTCGTCGGCGCGGAGTTCACCGCCGGTGCACGTCGCGAGGAGTTCGCGGCCGCCGAGGAACGGCTGGCGGAGCTGGGCGCGCTCGTCGACCGTGCCCGCCCGCAACGAGCCGACGGCGCGCTCGTGCACGACGAGCTGGAGAACGCGATCGCATTGGTGTCGCTCGCGTGCCGCGACGCGCAGGCGCGCCTCGAGGGCGACGGGACATTGCGCTCGGTTCCGGCGTCGCTCCGGCGGGAGCTCGCCAAGGAGCTCGACGTGATCGTCGATCGGCACCGCGAGCTGTGGCTCGCGCGCAACCGCCCGGGTGGGCTCTCCGAGAGCGTCGCGTGGCTCGACAACCTCCGCCTCGCGTACGACACCGGCGAGCCCGACCCCGACTGGGGCAACTACTAA
- the gltB gene encoding glutamate synthase large subunit, protein MTTGRTQGLYDPSFEHDACGVAFVVDMKGRPTHAIVEQGIRALCHLEHRGAVGAEVNTGDGAGILLQVPDRFLRDVVDFELPAPGEYATGIAFVPAQTADVGETEAAFERLAEEEGLRVLGWRAVPVDDSMIGSSSKDVEPTFRQVFVAGAASDRGPGLAGMDLERRAFVLRKRAEHETDVYFPSLSARTLVYKGMLTAPQLRDFYPDLADERVESALALVHSRFSTNTFPAWPLAHPYRYIAHNGEINTLKGNRNWMRARESLLHSDLIPGDLSRAYPICTPAASDSASFDEVLELLHLGGRSLPHAVLMMIPEAWENHQAMGDEKRAFYSFHASVMEPWDGPASIAFTDGTVIGAVLDRNGLRPSRYWVTSDDLVIMASEVGVLDVDPATVVRKGRLEPGRMFLVDTAQGRIVEDDEIKAQLAAQHPYGEWLDKGLVHLDDLAPRTTLTPMHASAVRQQRLHGYTQEELRILVAPMARTGGEALGSMGNDTPIAVLSSRPRMLFDYFTQLFAQVTNPPLDAMREELVTSLRQTIGPESNLLEPGPESCRQIVLPHPVIDDEDLAKLRYIDEDGDDIGFKAVTVDALYPVVGGGDALHRAIERIRRQVSDAIAGGANLVILSDRYATEELAPIPSLLITSAVHHHLIREKTRTRVGLVVEAGDAREVHHLALLIGYGASAVNPWLVFASLDDLIREGHLQGVNRRKAIKNYIKAAGKGILKIMSKMGISTVASYTGAQVFEAVGLGDELVEEYFTGTTSRLGGIDLDVIAAEVAARHALAYPARPEELAHRELEVGGEYQWRREGEYHLFNPDTVFRLQHSTRTKRYEIFKEYTRLVDEQSKQLATLRGLFELKLGERPPVPIDEVEPVSEIVKRFSTGAMSYGSISQEAHETLAIAMNRLGGKSNTGEGGEDADRFVPDPNGDLRRSAIKQVASGRFGVTSEYLVNADDLQIKMAQGAKPGEGGQLPGHKVYPWIAKTRHSTPGVGLISPPPHHDIYSIEDLKQLIHDLKNANPRARVHVKLVAEVGVGTVAAGVAKAHADVVLISGQDGGTGASPLTSIKHAGAPWELGLAETQQTLLLNGLRDRIVVQTDGQLKTGRDVVVAALLGAEEFGFATAPLVVSGCVMMRVCHLDTCPVGIATQNPELRKKFSGKPEFVVNFFEFVAQEVRELLAQLGFRSVAEAVGHAEMLDVRKAVDHWKASGLDLTPILYVPEYDPAQDRYCTKSQDHGLDKALDNTLIQLCEGALEDGQPVSLELPIRNVNRTVGTMLGYELTKRYGGDGLPDDTIQVHFTGSAGQSFGAFVPRGITLRLEGDANDYTGKGLSGGRIVVFPPKESAFVAEHNIIAGNVVLYGATGGEAFFRGVVGERFCVRNSGATAVVEGVGDHGCEYMTGGRVVVLGSTGRNFGAGMSGGIAYVYDPDGDFYTRLNREMVDLEQLDEDDQEWLREIVRRHHEETGSAVARRMLESWRHEVQRFAKVMPTDYKRVLEAARIAEERGLSVDEAVMSAAHG, encoded by the coding sequence ATGACGACCGGCAGGACCCAGGGTCTCTACGACCCCTCGTTCGAGCACGACGCGTGCGGCGTCGCGTTCGTCGTCGACATGAAGGGGCGGCCGACGCACGCGATCGTCGAGCAGGGCATCCGCGCGCTCTGCCATCTCGAGCACCGCGGCGCGGTCGGCGCGGAGGTCAACACCGGCGACGGCGCCGGGATCCTGCTCCAGGTCCCGGACCGCTTCCTGCGCGACGTCGTCGACTTCGAGCTCCCGGCCCCGGGCGAGTACGCGACCGGCATCGCGTTCGTCCCCGCGCAGACGGCCGACGTCGGCGAGACCGAGGCCGCGTTCGAGCGCCTGGCCGAGGAAGAGGGGTTGCGCGTGCTCGGCTGGCGTGCGGTTCCCGTCGACGACTCGATGATCGGCTCGTCGTCGAAGGACGTCGAGCCCACATTCCGGCAGGTCTTCGTCGCCGGCGCGGCGTCGGATCGCGGCCCTGGCCTCGCCGGGATGGACCTCGAACGGCGCGCGTTCGTGCTCCGGAAGCGGGCCGAGCACGAGACGGACGTCTACTTCCCGAGCCTCTCCGCGCGGACGCTCGTCTACAAGGGGATGCTCACGGCGCCGCAGCTGCGCGACTTCTACCCCGACCTCGCCGACGAGCGGGTCGAGAGCGCGCTCGCGCTCGTCCACTCACGCTTCTCGACGAACACGTTCCCCGCGTGGCCGCTTGCGCACCCGTACCGCTACATCGCGCACAACGGCGAGATCAACACGCTCAAGGGCAACCGCAACTGGATGCGCGCCCGCGAGTCGCTGCTGCACTCCGACCTGATCCCCGGTGATCTTTCGCGTGCGTACCCGATCTGCACACCGGCCGCGAGCGACTCCGCCAGCTTCGACGAGGTGCTCGAGCTGCTCCACCTGGGCGGCCGCTCGCTCCCGCACGCGGTGCTGATGATGATCCCGGAGGCCTGGGAGAACCACCAGGCGATGGGCGACGAGAAGCGCGCCTTCTACTCGTTCCACGCGTCGGTCATGGAGCCCTGGGACGGTCCCGCGTCGATCGCGTTCACCGACGGCACGGTCATCGGCGCGGTGCTCGACCGTAACGGCCTGCGTCCGTCGCGCTACTGGGTGACGTCCGACGACCTCGTGATCATGGCGTCGGAGGTGGGCGTGCTCGACGTCGACCCCGCGACCGTCGTGCGCAAGGGCCGGCTCGAGCCGGGCCGCATGTTCCTGGTCGACACCGCCCAGGGCCGCATCGTCGAGGACGACGAGATCAAGGCGCAGCTCGCCGCGCAGCACCCGTACGGCGAGTGGCTCGACAAGGGTCTCGTCCATCTCGACGATCTCGCGCCGCGCACCACGCTCACGCCGATGCACGCGTCGGCGGTGCGCCAGCAGCGGCTGCACGGCTACACGCAGGAGGAGCTCCGGATCCTCGTCGCGCCGATGGCGCGCACCGGTGGCGAGGCGCTCGGCTCGATGGGCAACGACACGCCGATCGCGGTGCTGTCCAGCCGGCCGCGCATGCTGTTCGACTACTTCACGCAGCTGTTCGCGCAGGTGACGAACCCCCCACTCGACGCGATGCGCGAGGAGCTCGTCACGTCGCTCCGCCAGACGATCGGTCCCGAGTCGAACCTCCTCGAGCCCGGGCCCGAGAGCTGCCGGCAGATCGTGCTGCCCCACCCCGTCATCGACGACGAGGACCTCGCCAAGCTCCGCTACATCGACGAGGACGGCGACGACATCGGCTTCAAGGCCGTCACCGTCGACGCGCTCTACCCGGTCGTCGGCGGCGGCGACGCGCTCCACCGCGCGATCGAGCGGATCCGGCGGCAGGTGAGCGACGCGATCGCGGGCGGCGCGAACCTCGTCATCCTCTCGGACCGCTACGCGACCGAGGAGCTGGCGCCGATCCCGTCGCTCCTCATCACGTCGGCGGTGCACCACCACCTGATCCGCGAGAAGACGCGCACGCGCGTCGGCCTCGTGGTCGAGGCGGGCGACGCGCGCGAGGTCCACCATCTCGCGCTGCTCATCGGGTACGGCGCGAGCGCGGTGAACCCGTGGTTGGTGTTCGCGTCGCTCGACGACCTGATCCGCGAGGGTCACCTGCAGGGCGTGAACCGGCGGAAGGCGATCAAGAACTACATCAAGGCCGCCGGCAAGGGGATCCTCAAGATCATGTCGAAGATGGGGATCTCGACGGTCGCGTCCTACACGGGCGCGCAGGTCTTCGAGGCGGTCGGCCTCGGCGACGAGCTCGTCGAGGAGTACTTCACCGGCACGACGAGCCGTCTCGGCGGCATCGACCTCGACGTGATCGCGGCGGAGGTCGCGGCGCGCCACGCGCTCGCGTACCCGGCCCGTCCCGAGGAGCTCGCGCACCGTGAGCTCGAGGTCGGCGGCGAGTACCAGTGGCGGCGCGAGGGCGAGTACCACCTCTTCAACCCGGACACCGTGTTCCGGCTGCAGCACTCGACGCGCACGAAGCGCTACGAGATCTTCAAGGAGTACACGCGTCTCGTCGACGAGCAGTCGAAGCAGCTCGCGACGCTGCGCGGTCTCTTCGAGCTCAAGCTCGGCGAGCGGCCGCCCGTCCCGATCGACGAGGTCGAGCCGGTCTCCGAGATCGTCAAGCGCTTCTCGACGGGTGCGATGAGCTACGGCTCGATCTCGCAGGAGGCGCACGAGACGCTCGCGATCGCGATGAACCGCCTCGGCGGCAAGTCGAACACGGGCGAGGGCGGCGAGGACGCCGACCGGTTCGTGCCCGACCCGAACGGCGACCTCCGTCGCTCGGCGATCAAGCAGGTCGCGTCGGGCCGCTTCGGCGTGACGAGCGAGTACCTCGTCAACGCGGACGACCTGCAGATCAAGATGGCGCAGGGCGCGAAGCCGGGCGAGGGTGGGCAGCTGCCCGGGCACAAGGTCTACCCGTGGATCGCGAAGACGCGGCACTCGACGCCGGGCGTCGGGCTCATCTCGCCGCCGCCGCACCACGACATCTACTCGATCGAGGACCTGAAGCAGCTCATCCACGACCTCAAGAACGCGAACCCGCGCGCGCGGGTCCACGTGAAGCTCGTCGCCGAGGTGGGTGTCGGGACGGTCGCGGCCGGCGTCGCGAAGGCGCACGCCGACGTCGTGCTGATCTCCGGTCAGGACGGCGGCACCGGCGCGTCACCGCTCACGTCGATCAAGCACGCCGGCGCGCCATGGGAGCTCGGGCTCGCGGAGACGCAACAGACGCTGTTGCTCAACGGGCTGCGCGACCGGATCGTCGTCCAGACCGACGGTCAGCTGAAGACCGGTCGCGACGTCGTGGTCGCCGCGCTGCTCGGCGCGGAGGAGTTCGGCTTCGCGACCGCGCCGCTCGTCGTGAGCGGCTGCGTGATGATGCGCGTCTGTCACCTCGACACCTGCCCAGTCGGGATCGCGACGCAGAACCCGGAGTTGCGCAAGAAGTTCAGCGGCAAGCCCGAGTTCGTCGTGAACTTCTTCGAGTTCGTCGCGCAGGAGGTGCGCGAGCTGCTCGCGCAGCTCGGGTTCCGCAGCGTCGCCGAGGCGGTCGGGCACGCGGAGATGCTCGACGTGCGGAAGGCCGTCGATCACTGGAAGGCGTCCGGGCTCGACCTCACGCCGATCCTGTACGTCCCCGAGTACGACCCGGCCCAGGACCGGTACTGCACGAAGAGCCAGGACCACGGGCTCGACAAGGCGCTCGACAACACGCTGATCCAGCTGTGCGAGGGCGCGCTCGAGGACGGCCAGCCCGTCTCGCTCGAGCTGCCGATCCGCAACGTCAACCGCACGGTCGGGACGATGCTCGGCTACGAGCTGACGAAGCGCTACGGCGGCGACGGGCTCCCCGACGACACCATCCAGGTGCACTTCACGGGGTCGGCGGGGCAGAGCTTCGGCGCGTTCGTGCCGCGTGGCATCACGTTGCGGCTCGAAGGCGACGCCAACGACTACACGGGCAAGGGCCTGTCGGGCGGGCGGATCGTCGTCTTCCCGCCGAAGGAGTCCGCGTTCGTCGCCGAGCACAACATCATCGCCGGGAACGTCGTGCTCTACGGCGCGACCGGCGGCGAGGCGTTCTTCCGCGGCGTCGTGGGCGAGCGGTTCTGCGTCCGCAACTCGGGGGCGACCGCAGTCGTCGAGGGGGTCGGCGACCACGGGTGCGAGTACATGACGGGTGGTCGCGTCGTCGTGCTCGGTTCGACCGGTCGGAACTTCGGTGCCGGCATGTCGGGCGGGATCGCGTACGTGTACGACCCCGACGGCGACTTCTACACGCGGCTGAATCGCGAGATGGTCGACCTCGAGCAGCTCGACGAGGACGACCAGGAGTGGTTGCGCGAGATCGTGCGCCGGCACCACGAGGAGACCGGCTCCGCGGTCGCGCGCCGCATGCTCGAGTCGTGGCGCCACGAGGTGCAGCGCTTCGCGAAGGTCATGCCGACCGACTACAAGCGCGTCCTCGAAGCCGCCCGCATCGCCGAGGAGCGCGGCCTGTCCGTCGACGAAGCCGTCATGAGCGCGGCCCACGGCTAG
- a CDS encoding glutamate synthase subunit beta: MGEVTGFMKYRRETPKRRPVELRVRDWHEVYEPFPAERLQTQAARCMDCGIPFCHQGCPLGNLIPEWNDLVYRDDWREASERLHATNNFPEFTGRLCPAPCEASCVLGINEDPVTIKQVEVTIAERAWEEGWLPPVTPTVKTGRRVAVVGSGPAGLAAAQQLTRAGHDVVVFERADRIGGLLRYGIPEFKMEKRFLDRRLDQMRAEGTEFRVNANVGVDVAVDELRASFDAIVLAGGATQWRDLPIPGRDLAGIHQAMEYLPWGNRVQEGDITEAPITAHGKRVVIIGGGDTGADCLGTAIRQGATSVHQFEIMPRPPDERDPSTPWPMWPLMFRTSSAHEEGVERVFSVNTECFVGDDDGRVRALRAHEVQRVAHDGRTAFEKIEGTDFELPCELVLLALGFTGPQRGGMLEQLGVDLDARGNVARDEHWATNVDGVFVCGDMGRGQSLIVWAIAEGRSCAAAVDRWLAGESALPAPVTAV, encoded by the coding sequence GTGGGTGAGGTCACGGGGTTCATGAAATACCGGCGGGAGACGCCGAAGCGGCGCCCGGTCGAGCTGCGCGTGCGCGACTGGCACGAGGTGTACGAGCCGTTCCCCGCCGAGCGCCTGCAGACGCAGGCCGCGCGCTGCATGGACTGCGGCATCCCGTTCTGCCACCAGGGCTGCCCGCTCGGGAACCTGATCCCGGAGTGGAACGACCTCGTGTACCGCGACGACTGGCGCGAGGCGAGCGAACGACTCCACGCGACGAACAACTTCCCGGAGTTCACGGGCCGGCTGTGCCCCGCGCCGTGTGAGGCCTCGTGCGTCCTCGGCATCAACGAGGACCCGGTCACGATCAAGCAGGTCGAGGTCACGATCGCGGAGCGCGCCTGGGAGGAGGGCTGGCTCCCGCCGGTGACGCCGACGGTCAAGACGGGTCGGCGCGTCGCCGTCGTCGGCTCCGGTCCCGCGGGGCTCGCCGCCGCGCAGCAATTGACGCGCGCGGGTCACGACGTCGTCGTGTTCGAGCGCGCGGACCGCATCGGCGGGCTGCTGCGCTACGGCATCCCCGAGTTCAAGATGGAGAAGCGGTTCCTCGACCGCCGCCTCGACCAGATGCGCGCCGAGGGCACCGAGTTCCGTGTGAACGCGAATGTCGGTGTCGACGTCGCGGTCGACGAGCTGCGCGCGTCGTTCGACGCAATCGTGCTCGCGGGCGGCGCGACGCAGTGGCGCGACCTCCCGATCCCGGGACGTGACCTTGCGGGGATCCACCAGGCGATGGAGTACCTCCCGTGGGGCAATCGCGTGCAGGAGGGCGACATCACCGAGGCGCCGATCACCGCGCACGGCAAGCGAGTGGTGATCATCGGCGGCGGTGACACGGGCGCGGACTGCCTCGGCACGGCGATCCGGCAGGGCGCGACGTCGGTGCACCAGTTCGAGATCATGCCCCGCCCTCCCGACGAGCGGGACCCGAGCACACCGTGGCCGATGTGGCCGCTCATGTTCCGGACGTCGTCCGCGCACGAGGAGGGCGTCGAGCGCGTCTTCTCGGTGAACACCGAGTGCTTCGTCGGTGACGACGACGGGCGCGTCCGCGCGTTGCGCGCCCACGAGGTGCAGCGCGTGGCCCACGACGGGCGCACCGCGTTCGAGAAGATCGAGGGCACGGACTTCGAGCTGCCGTGCGAGCTCGTCCTCCTCGCCCTCGGGTTCACCGGGCCGCAGCGGGGCGGGATGCTCGAGCAGCTCGGCGTCGACCTGGACGCCCGCGGCAACGTGGCCCGGGACGAGCACTGGGCGACGAACGTCGACGGCGTGTTCGTGTGCGGCGACATGGGCCGGGGCCAGAGTCTCATCGTGTGGGCAATCGCCGAGGGGCGCTCGTGCGCGGCCGCCGTCGACCGCTGGCTCGCGGGCGAGTCTGCGCTGCCCGCGCCGGTGACGGCAGTCTGA
- a CDS encoding MMPL family transporter, with product MSRLDRLGRAAARRHWFVIAAWLLAAVVVVVAASASDGRPVDVYSIPGAESQHALDLLRERFPAQAGDSATVVFATETGTVRAAAPSAGIAATVAKLQKLPHVSSVVAPEGPLAAALVSKDGRIAFARVQYDRSAEQLGTVAFRDLQAATAPARAAGLDVQLGGTVVDYGNQSAHGNGDAIGLLVAIVILLFAFGSVIAMGLPIGTALFGLAIGLSLITLLASVTDVGTVAPEMGTMIGLGVGIDYSLFVVTRYRESLATGLDVDAAVGRAIATAGQAVLFAGTTVVLAICGLQLSGIPYVAVLGYTAAIVVAVMIAAALTLLPALLGLVGRGIDRLRVPGIRSSIPREGTGSHAHGFARWAQFVARHPWPLAGVSLAVLLTLAYPVTQMRLGQTDDGSAPASSTQRKAYDLLADGFGPGVNGPLVLAIALPRPGDTTPANAVVDAVKGVPGVAAVAPPQISPDHDAAVVTVEPSSRPDSAATASLVSTLRHDVLPPVVAKTGAKVYVGGVTAAYVDLGDRIAARLPWFILAVVGLSFLLLMAAFRSVVIPLTAGVMNLLSIGAAYGVVVAVFQFGWGKELLGLHSTVPIVSFVPMMMFAILFGLSMDYQVFLLTRIREEYERTGQTRAAVVSGLATTARVITSAALIMISVFLSFVATPAVVVQMFGVGLAVAVLVDASIVRMVLVPAAMELLGRANWWLPSWLDRVLPRIALEGGEGPRPATPEPVPVPETVAAR from the coding sequence GTGTCAAGGCTGGATCGGCTCGGTCGCGCCGCGGCCCGCCGCCACTGGTTCGTCATCGCCGCGTGGCTCCTCGCGGCCGTGGTGGTCGTCGTCGCGGCATCGGCCTCGGATGGACGTCCCGTCGACGTCTACTCCATCCCCGGCGCCGAGTCGCAGCACGCGCTCGACCTCCTGCGGGAGCGCTTCCCCGCGCAGGCGGGCGACAGCGCGACGGTCGTGTTCGCCACGGAGACCGGCACCGTGCGCGCCGCGGCGCCGTCCGCCGGGATCGCGGCCACCGTCGCGAAGCTGCAGAAGCTGCCACACGTCTCGTCCGTCGTCGCGCCCGAGGGTCCGCTCGCGGCCGCGCTCGTCTCGAAGGACGGCCGCATCGCGTTCGCACGCGTGCAGTACGACCGCAGCGCGGAGCAGCTCGGCACCGTCGCGTTCCGAGACCTGCAAGCCGCCACCGCGCCAGCGCGCGCCGCGGGGCTCGACGTGCAGCTCGGCGGCACCGTCGTCGACTACGGGAACCAGTCCGCGCACGGCAACGGTGACGCGATCGGCCTGCTCGTCGCGATCGTCATCCTGCTGTTCGCGTTCGGCTCCGTGATCGCGATGGGGCTCCCCATCGGGACCGCGCTGTTCGGTCTCGCGATCGGGCTCTCGCTCATCACGTTGCTCGCGTCGGTCACCGACGTCGGGACGGTCGCGCCCGAGATGGGGACGATGATCGGCCTCGGTGTCGGTATCGACTACTCGCTGTTCGTCGTCACGCGATACCGCGAGTCGCTCGCGACGGGGCTCGACGTCGACGCCGCAGTCGGTCGCGCCATCGCGACCGCCGGTCAGGCGGTGTTGTTCGCGGGCACCACCGTCGTGCTCGCGATCTGCGGGCTGCAGCTGTCCGGCATCCCGTACGTCGCGGTGCTCGGCTACACCGCGGCGATCGTCGTCGCGGTGATGATCGCCGCCGCGCTGACGCTGCTGCCGGCCCTGCTCGGGCTCGTCGGCCGCGGCATCGACCGCCTGCGCGTGCCCGGCATCCGGTCGTCGATCCCCCGTGAGGGCACCGGCTCGCACGCGCACGGGTTCGCGCGCTGGGCGCAGTTCGTGGCCCGTCACCCGTGGCCGCTCGCGGGCGTGAGCCTCGCGGTGCTGCTGACGCTCGCGTACCCGGTGACGCAGATGCGGCTCGGCCAGACCGACGACGGGAGCGCGCCGGCGTCGTCCACCCAGCGCAAGGCGTACGACCTCCTCGCCGACGGCTTCGGCCCGGGTGTGAACGGACCGCTCGTGCTCGCGATCGCGCTCCCCCGCCCCGGCGACACGACACCGGCGAACGCCGTCGTCGACGCGGTGAAGGGCGTGCCCGGCGTCGCCGCGGTCGCACCGCCCCAGATCAGCCCGGACCACGACGCGGCCGTCGTCACCGTCGAGCCGTCGTCGCGCCCCGACTCCGCGGCGACGGCGTCACTCGTGTCGACGCTGCGGCACGACGTGCTGCCGCCCGTCGTCGCGAAGACCGGCGCGAAGGTCTACGTCGGCGGCGTCACGGCCGCGTACGTCGACCTCGGCGACCGCATCGCGGCGCGGCTGCCGTGGTTCATCCTCGCCGTCGTCGGGCTCTCGTTCCTCTTGCTCATGGCCGCGTTCCGGTCGGTCGTGATCCCGTTGACCGCGGGCGTCATGAACCTGCTGTCGATCGGCGCGGCGTACGGCGTCGTCGTCGCGGTGTTCCAGTTCGGGTGGGGCAAGGAGCTGCTCGGCCTGCACAGCACCGTGCCGATCGTGTCGTTCGTGCCGATGATGATGTTCGCCATCCTCTTCGGCCTCTCGATGGACTACCAGGTCTTCCTGCTCACCCGGATCCGCGAGGAGTACGAACGGACCGGCCAGACGCGCGCCGCCGTGGTGTCCGGCCTGGCAACCACGGCGCGCGTCATCACGTCGGCCGCGCTGATCATGATCAGCGTGTTCCTCAGCTTCGTCGCGACACCCGCCGTCGTCGTGCAGATGTTCGGCGTCGGGCTCGCCGTCGCGGTGCTCGTCGACGCGTCGATCGTGCGCATGGTGCTCGTCCCGGCCGCGATGGAACTCCTCGGGCGAGCCAACTGGTGGCTGCCGAGCTGGCTCGACCGCGTGCTGCCGCGCATCGCGCTCGAAGGTGGGGAGGGTCCGCGGCCCGCGACCCCGGAGCCCGTCCCGGTGCCCGAGACGGTCGCCGCCCGCTAG
- a CDS encoding YceH family protein, which translates to MHELTPEEVRVLGCLVEKQRTVPDTYPLSLNALRSACNQTTNRDPVASYDEATIEAALDRLRDRGLSRRGVTSGSRVIKYWQLLDESLGLDDAQTALLAVLMLRGPQTPGELKGRADRLHHFEALDDVVATLDALAARDEPLVARLAREPGQKETRYAQLLGTDAPASPAPVADPAERERDGLAELRAEIGELRAEVRALRERVDRLG; encoded by the coding sequence GTGCACGAGCTGACGCCTGAGGAGGTGCGCGTTCTCGGTTGTCTGGTCGAGAAGCAGCGCACCGTTCCCGACACGTATCCGTTGAGCCTCAACGCGCTGCGTAGCGCGTGCAACCAGACGACGAACCGTGACCCGGTCGCGTCGTACGACGAGGCGACGATCGAGGCCGCGCTCGACCGTCTGCGTGACCGCGGCCTGTCGCGGCGCGGTGTCACATCGGGCAGTCGCGTCATCAAGTACTGGCAGCTGCTCGACGAGTCGCTCGGTCTCGACGACGCGCAGACGGCGTTGCTCGCCGTGCTCATGCTGCGCGGCCCCCAGACGCCGGGAGAGCTCAAGGGGCGCGCCGACCGGCTGCACCACTTCGAGGCGCTCGACGACGTCGTCGCGACGCTCGACGCGCTCGCGGCGCGCGACGAGCCGCTCGTTGCCCGTCTCGCCCGTGAGCCCGGTCAGAAGGAGACGCGGTACGCCCAGCTGCTCGGCACCGACGCACCCGCGTCGCCGGCGCCCGTCGCGGATCCCGCCGAACGCGAGCGGGACGGACTCGCCGAGCTACGGGCCGAGATCGGTGAGCTCCGCGCCGAGGTTCGGGCGCTGCGGGAGCGGGTCGACCGCCTAGGGTGA